ctgcagggattggtgacactgtgactgcagggattggtgacactgtgactgcagggattggggtgacactgtgactgcagggattggtgtgactgtgactgcagggattggggtgacactgactgcagggattggggtgacactgtgactgcagggattggggtgactgtgactgcagggattagtgtgacactgtgactgcagggattggggtgacactgactgcagggattggggtgacactgtgactgcagggattggggacactgtgactgcagggattggggggacactgtgactgcagggattggggtgacactgtgactgcagggattggggacactgtgactgcagggattggtgacactgtgactgcagggattggggtgacactgactgcagggattggtgtgactgtgactgcagggattggggtgactgtgactgcagggattggggtgacactgtgactgcagggattggggtgacactgtgactgcagggattggtgacactgtgactgcagggattggggtgacactgtgactgcagggattggggtgactgtgactgcagggattggggtgacactgtgactgcagggattggggtgacactgtgactgcagggattggtgacactgtgactgcagggattggggtgacactgtgactgcagggattggggtgactgtgactgcagggattggggtgacactgactgcagggattggggtgacactgtgactgcagggattggggtgactgtgactgcagggattggggtgacactgtgactgcagggattggggtgacactgtgactgcagggattggtgacactgtgactgcagggattggggtgacactgtgactgcagggattggggtgactgtgactgcagggattggggtgacactgtgactgcagggattggggtgacactgtgactgcagggattggggtgactgtgactgcagggattggggtgacgctgtgactgcagggattggtgacactgtgactgcagggattggggtgactgtgactgcagggattggggtgacactgtgactgcagggattggggtgtgactgtgactgcagggattggggtgtgactgtgactgcagggattggtgtacacactgtgactgcagcttttacccagctagactgtgactgcagttccaacaacaggctgtgactgcagccccaggctgagCTCACATCAGGGAttctctccccaggatccttctTCACAGTGCTCTTGTTCATGATCCTCCGTGGTGATTCCTTTCCCCAGCTAACCTTTAGCACACTTACCTTTGTTGGATGCATCCGTTACTTGTCAGGGGTGAGGGACTGGGTCGTTAGCAGAGCTGTCACTAATCAGGGGCGAGGTCCCCTGCgtccccctgccctgcagtgggTGTGTGATGGTGTTCCTGGCTGTTTCCCGCAGGGAATGGCGATGCTGTGCGAGACCATCGAGGAGTGCTGGGATCACGACGCCGAGGCGCGCCTGTCCGCGGGCTGCGTGGAGGAGAGGATCATCCAGATGCAAAAACTCACTAACATTATAACAACAGAGGACATCGTGACTGTGGTCACAATGGTGACAAACGTTGACTTTCCTCCCAAAGAATCCAGTCTATGATAGTTGCACTGGTCATGGAAGTGACCACAGGACTCTTCACTGGAGCTGCTACAGCGCACGGactgctggtgtcactgctgttcCGGGGGCAAGGACGGATGGTAAGTCTCTCTGGAACATCACCAACAGGTGTTTATCCTTTGTTtgccccctcctcctccctcccgACGTGGATCCATGAGACTTTCTGCATTCCCTGCTTACACCTGAAGGATGTGACTGAGAACCCCTCACGTGCTGATAAAGGAACTTACAATGAAGAATCCGGACCTGAACAGGCTAATGAGCGTTTTAAACACTGACATCCGATTTCTTAATCCCTGTCAGAAGACACTAATTCCTTTAAATGAactactgttattttttttaaatcaaaaacatttcatttcagatttaaaaaacagacaaaaaaaaaaaagggtaacttgtttttattgcatttgttgttgtttataaAATGACTATTGTAATGCGACTACGACACAGCTTGTGAATGTTCCGTGTGCTGCTGTTCCGTGTACAGAAACAAGAGTAATCAATGGGATAGAGCAAAGAGGCTTCCAAGTATTACTTAACCTCCCTCAACCAGGTATACCTCAGTTCCACCTCGCTAAATTATGATTGACAACACTAATTGGAATAATAAACCGCTCCGTGTTTTGTAAATGATGTATTCCCACCTCCCTGTGTTATTTAAGAAGGGGAAAGCTTCATGCCCCCAGGAAGTGGCCATTCCTAGAGCCGTGTTTTTAGCCTTTTCTTGTACTCGCTTGTtgtgtataaaaaaaaagaaaaagtgctgtttattgaaagaaaattttccttcctCGTTtagttgaaagcttttccctcCGTTTCCCAGAGTATCTCATCCATTTATTTAACTGAATACTATTTAGGTTTGCTGTGTCTGAGGAATATTTGAAACCTTTAAGcatgactttctttttttttttcttttttttttttttttttaaattttctctgagCTGTGACACTGGAAAGCTCTGAAATCTTCTTgttgtttcttcctttcttcttattatttttttttttattttttgaagaagAGTCTTTTTCCTATTTATGTCTGTGCCGAGGTCGCCGCGTGTTCCCTGTCCCGCCAGGCAGtgggggctgtgtccctggTTCAGGATCACCTCAGGAAGTTCAGTGCCCCCGCTTCCTCACCCTCTGCTGGGAGATTTGCAGCTTCCCCTCCACTCAAACTCGGGGCCAGTGGGGGAGAGAGCCACAGGTTGAGCCTGGAGTCACACACCGACTCCTAGCCACAGATTCCAGATCCTAAATGTTACAAAGTTCAGGGATGACCCAGTTCTGCTCACGATATGCAACGACCATTCCGAGGTAACGAAAAGAATTTCAGTGTCCAGAGCACAGACTCataaaaaaaccaggaaaaacatGGAAACGGCTTCACAACTCCAGCACTGGAGTTCAGGATGTCAAGCCTTATGCTGGAATTACAGTGACTGGTAGCTGGGTGCCAAAGTGCTTCTCCCAAATCCCGTCCCAGTGCATTGATTGATTGGATCCTTCACACCAAATTCCAAGGCAAATAAATGTTGTAAGCCCCCGGAGCGCAGAGCCGGCAGCGGCCCCGGGTGTGCTGTGTGTCCTTGTCTCCGTGTGTCCACATCCAGGggctctggaaagcagcagctgggagctccTGAAGGCTGGCTGGAACCTGGGCCTGGGAACTtcatccctgggagcagggggcTGTGATGGATAAAGCAGagccagctctgggcagggagggaggaagggctgATGTTGtacccggggctgtgcccgaGGATCCTGCTCCAAGGGGCCGTtggcaaagggaaggaaatccAGTTTGTGATACTCTTGGCTGGACACTTCCCTTTGTCTTCTGTTTCTGCTCCACTTCGAATTAAACTTcacacagagcaggacaggCCTGGAGTTGTGAACAAATCCCAACCCTGCCCTTCTCCCTGGACACCTCGGGGCCTTTGGCCCTTCCCTGGCAAAAACTGAGCTGGTTCATTCTGTGAAAGTTGAAGCTCCCAATCCCTCCCGTGTGTGACCcttcccctggagctgctgggggctcGGGGCTGGCTCCTGCCTTTGGGATATCCCTGCTCAGTCCCTGTccactcccagctcctgggattTACCAGCATCATGTAGCGTCCCTGAGGAaaggctgctccttcccaaaggCTCTCCCcgagctgctgtgctccagctgtgcccccgGGGCCTTGGGAACGGATTCCTGGCTCACTTGAGAGCATTCAGCGAGGGCAGGATCCGGGAATGTGCtgccagggagggctggggcagtgctggagcagtgcCCTTCCTGCCTGGCCTCACCAGTGTGATTTCTGTGTGTGAGAGGGTGAGAAGTTCTGCTTGAGGGGGCTGAGCCAGTGCTGCCCTTCCTGGGCTCTTCCCAACTCCCCCCTGAGCAGGGACTCACCAGGAACCGCAGGGGTGGAGTTCTCAGTGCTGGGACTTGTCCTGCTCCCATCAGCAGCCACACAGTCAGGTcacccctctcctcctgtccagcttttttaaccttttccaAGGCATTTCTGTTGATCAGGAACACTTGGTACAGAAcacagaagctgcagcacaCATCCCTGGGTTCAGGCCCCCAGTAGCATCCTCGATGGAACATCTGTTACCTCAGATACTCAACCAGCAGGACTGCTTTGCTTTCTCCCCCACTTTGGTTTGTTCAGTCCATCTCCTCTTCGTTACCTCTCGGGTTTGGTGAGCGATTTCTTTAACTTTCCTCTTTGTATTTGTCAGTGTTTTGGGCACAGGTTGTTGTACTACTGTCAAAGGGCACTTGCTGCTTTTGTGCAGGtgccaaaaaaccaaccaacccctcCCCGCCCTCAATAAAGTGATTGTTAAATATTGTACAAATACAAATGTATACTCTGCCCTCTTCCCCAGcgggaaaataaaaaatgtgactACTCTGACTTGCAACTGATTCttggaaaactttattttaaattcatggGGCTGGTCCTAGAGCAGCTCTTGAGCCAAACTGCACAAAAAATCGGTTGTGGAAAGATGTTACCTTGTGCCTGCCACAAGATAGCCCTTACAGCTGAAGCCTGTTGGATTAAACATTTAATGAAGTAAATGCAATTGTAATTAAAGATTTAATTGGGTGAAGTTTTTTCTGTATCAAGTCAGCTCTGAGATGGAAAAGTGCAGATGGAAAAGTGAGCTTTGCCCTGATGGGGCTGTAGAAGGGAACCAGGATCCAGAGCCCTcagccacagggagcagctccagagctgggatttcTCCAAGGGGGAGCTGTgtgagggcaggagctgggggtgcgagtgagggaagagcagcaccCTCCTCCCTAAAATACCCCAAACGGATCagcaaagaaaagctgcttccTAAACCTTATTGACCTGAGCACCTCGGTGTGAGCCAACATTCCTGGGGCgaactctcctggagctcagaGCCAGCTGAGGGAGGAGGCTGCCCACTGCTTGACGTCCGTGGGGCAGTTGGGGTACAGCTGCAGGGCCTCCATGATCTGGCTgctgtccagcagcagcttcatcAGCAGGAACTCGCGCTGCGCCCGCGCCGACGGCCGCTCCAGCGGCtgcaccagctccagctgcagcaggtgctCAAAGGCCTGGGAGAAAGGGCAAGAGGGAATGCAAAAGGGAACAGCATTCCTGCCCCACAACAGCCCCACTCCCCgccagggctgtgtctgccCACCCCAATCTCTGCTCTACAACTCGAACCTCAATATTTTacaactgaaaggaaaaaaaaaggcatttctggcTGACCTTCATGACAATGGGCTTCTCAAAGTTGTACATGGAATGTGCCTTCCTCTGGATGAACTTCTGGAATTctggagcagtgggagggaaagaaaaggggcAGTTGGAAGGAAGGGAGTGGGGCAGGGTTTGTATGGCTCAGGCCTTGTTCTCACCATTGTAAACCATCTGGAAGTTGAATGGTTCCCCATCGTAGACCTCGTTCAGGTGTTTCATGGCTATGATGAGGCAGATTTCCAGCACAGACAAACCTGCAGGCAAGGACAACAATCCCAGGGATTTCCCTTGAGCACATCAGAAACACAGGCACTTCACCCACTCTGTTTATCCCTGGTTTTATTACTGGTGTTCTGCATCTTTATTACGTAAAGAAACCCCAGAACTGGAGAGGATTGATAAGAGCACGTTTGTTTGCTGTGTGTGTGAAGCAGAAATGTTCAGGAATGGGCTGTTCCCAGCAAAAAGAAGGAACTGAAGTATCCAAGTTGGCCCTGCTGTACCCAGAGGGGGTGTGAGCTCAGAGCAGGCTCCAAGGCACACACCAGGCCCCTCCCAGGGAGGGATCTGacccttccctgcctccaggggcagctgagggcaggagctgagccttACCATGGACAATGTTTGCCCTGGAGTcggagctctgctgcctgtgggcCTCCTGCAGGTCTGCGGCCGTCAGCAGGGGATGGTGCACGCTCACTGCACTGACAGCCAGCATCTGCAacacagcagggacacggctcctgcactgctgctgcactggagcacagccccagcactgcaacacagctcctgcactgctgctgcactggagcacagccccagcactgcaacacagctcctgcactgctgctgcactggagcacagccccagcactgcaacacagctcctgcactgctgctgcactggagcACAATTCCAGAGTTACCCGCTGGAGCAGCACTGGATACCCCCcaagcacacagcagctccatcctgaAAACCCTATAAATAGCTGGCacttaaatttcattttgccaGGAAAGGTTTCCAGGGTTCAAACTTTAAAGCCTCCTGATTCCAGGAGATAAATCCTCATGGAGCTGTTTATATCCATGCCAGTGGATCAGCAcctcagaggctgctgcaggaatgaCTTCCAGATGTTCTGCACCTGCTTTTGTacccagggacaccttccactatcccaggctgctccaagccccaatgtccaacctggcacTGGAtattccagggatccaggggcagccccagctgctctgggaatcccagcccaggcaggaattcccaattcccaatctcccaggcagccctgccctctggcagtgggatccattccctgtgtcctgtccctcgagcccttgtccccagtccctctgcagctctcctggagccccttcaggccctgccaggggctctgagctctgcctggagccttcccttctccaggggaacattcccagctctgcctggagccttcccttctccaggggaacattcccagctctgcctggagccttcccttctccaggggaacattcccagctctgcctggcgccttcccttctccaggggaacattcccagctctgcctggagccttcccttctccaggggaacattcccagctctgcctggagccttcccttctccacagTTTGTCCAGGAACTCCTCACTCACCCCTCCAGGATCTGTATGATGTGTTTTTACAGGGCAGTTGACTTCAGAGCCAGAAAAGGCCTCTTTCCAAAGGAAGCACTCACCCCGTGCTGCAGGAAACgctgggagagctgagccccagctctgagctgctctcagGGCGGCTCCTGGTGCCCTCAGCTCCTTTCCTGTCCCCCagaggcacagcctgggctgccctgcACTAGGAATAATCTGGAACCTTGTAACCCACTGCAGTGAGCAGCACCACCAAAGTTCAGGGACAGCTACACTCAGGGGGCTTTTCAcactgacaccagcacaggGATATTTTAGGATGGTTAAATCAGTGTTGTTTATCCTCTGTAAAAAGTGTCAGTGCATTTGTATGAGCCGTgttcagaagcagaattttaaaaagcccctccaagagagagctgcagctcctgtgtggtGATGGGAGGATGTTCAAGTagaaaaaacaggttttaatgTGAGCAGAGTTCAGGATTCACCAGGAAGCAAAAAGAacctcagaaaggaaaaaaaaatcatttcaaagAGTTTCATCTCCAGTTTTGTTTCATAAATGGAAAGGCCTGGAGGAAGTGAAATGGAATGGGAACAGTCCATCCTCCAAGGATGAGGTGCCCCCACTCCctgacacagcacagggtgACAAAGGCTGCAAGGAGCCAGCACGGGCAAAAACGTTTAATAAATGATGTTTTTGGCAAAGCTCAGCTAAATGCTGAGAGCCACGAGAGCTGCTCATTAATCACTGCACAAACCAGGGAGGTGCTTCAGAAACCAGAATCAAGATTCTGGGTTTGACTCCTGGCTCGCCATTTATGTGGTGTTTTTATGTTGGTTAAATGTTGTTTATTAATTGGGAGAgaggatttggggagaaaaaggtgaaacaggttcaacttaaaagtaaaacagacagattttataaatatatactatgaaaagaaaggaaaaaagctgagATAAAAACCCACCAGGAGCAGATGCAGCGAGCGCaggtccttgctgtgctggaagagtttctgcagcacatcctgcacaGTTTTATCCTCTGAGAGATGCTGcaggaacaagaaaaataaatattttaaccaTCTCACACTCCCTTCTCATCATTTCATACTCACCTGGAAAAATAACAggtaaataatgtttttttttaaagagctcaCCTCTCATTTGACAATTTTCATGTCCAACCTCAACTTTCTGTGACAGTTTTACCTCCAAACTTCAATCAGCAAAATTCTctataataatttaatttattccatATCACACTCAGCCAGTGAAAGGAAAGGCCAATCTTAGGTAAAAGCTTTACACTTTTACTGGTAAAGGATATGAGTATAATGTAAACCAGCTTTAGAACTTTTCCTAAAATCAagtagaaaatgttttaaatacctGAGCATTGTTATTCCATTTTTGTGCAAAAGCCTCATCAGGAAATTcagcaggaagagaaagctGTTTCTTAAATATCTTCATGTATTCTTTAAAATCAAAGGAATTCATCAAATAGATCTGTCTGTGGGAGAACCTTGACTTTACTCTTTTCTCCAAGAGCTCCAGGATATCCTGgatggaaaaagtaaaaaaaaaaaaaagaggaaaaacagtaattaaaatagCAGATGAATTTGGTGTTTCCTTTACTACAGCACAGACAAATCACTAAAGTAAAgtgtgctgaaaaaaaaaaaaaagaaagaaagaattattgAATCCTCAGGCTTAGAAGACTGTGAGAGAAGTTAAATGTTCTAACAAGCCCTTTGCTGATTATTTTAATTGATGTGCCTTGCAATGGCACCAGCCCACGTGATGCTGCACATCACACAGGATCATTTGTTGCTAGGAAACCCAGCAGAGTTTCTCCATAGattatggaaatatttcagcGACTTAAGGCTGAATCAAACCTTGCACAAAGTTGTTGTGTggtcacagcagggctggcagctgacGGGCCACGTGATTTTTGTGTCAGCCTCAGAGGATACAGCttcaaaatccccaaaatattgaacagccaaaaaaaaaataacccctcagaaacagcagctgtcAGCTCTGGAGAGATTTCCTCAATTACACTCCAAAGAGGGGATCAAGGGGTCTAAATAATGGGTGAGGAGCACACCACACTCAGGACAGGGATGATGCAAAAGGGAAAGGTTGTAATTTATTCAATcaacaattaatttttctgttaacTTCCACGAATTTGCCCAGCTGGGTATCATATATATAATCATATATATAATCCCTGGTATATTTAATCCCAGTCAAACCCAGAGCCAGGCTTTGATCAGAGATTTGAAATCTTCTTCCTGTCATGACTCAACGATCTTCAGTTCACTGTGAAAACAGCATCAGTTTTATCAAGTTTCCATCGTGTTCCTCAGGAATTATTTCACAACATGGACAAAACCTACTCACAATTCAAGATAATGTCATTGGAAAATCACAGGAAATTGAACAGGGATCCTGATCCCATTTTCTAGCAAAAGCACCTGACTGAAGtagttactttaaaaaaaaagagattgaaaCACAGTTGCTACAAATTTGTCCTTGCCAACTGCCAACCAAGAGGTTCAGGAGCCTCTCCAAAGAGTGACCCACAGTTTAATATTGAATTTGTGTCCTTAGAGATGTTGGTTTGTTCCTTCAGCAAACTGAGGCCTTTGGGCATCTTCAATTTGCTCTCagcacaatttttatttttttttacacccCCTTCTCAATTCAGAAGTTAGAAAAAATGGGTAATTGAGGAAAGTCTTTGAGGAAATTAAGGTTCCAGGGAAGGAGAAGTCGTTCCAGCTCAGACAAAAGTCACTTTAAAACAGGTAAAAATGACCCAGAGGAAATGGCATTCCTTACCTGCCTACAGGTGAGTCCAATGACTGTCACTGGGGTCTGTGCAGACTGGGAGATGTCAAAGAGGTTGTAGAGCAGGGTCTGGTTCTTGTGGTGGACAAACAAATCAAACTCATCCAGGACAAACAGaactgggcagctgctgcttcgGTTTCCTGAGAGAAATTTGGAGAGTTTCAAATTCAACTTCAGCATTAGACTTCCATTGCTACAGCTTTCTTTAATTATGGGGTTAAAAACACACAGATTTTCTGTCAG
The genomic region above belongs to Sylvia atricapilla isolate bSylAtr1 chromosome 7, bSylAtr1.pri, whole genome shotgun sequence and contains:
- the ORC4 gene encoding origin recognition complex subunit 4, encoding MRSPPRPPSARAPASLMQLRMPPMKSAMNKRKLKESTGESAECISQVQKILRERFCHCRAAGKLFGMKQQYSHLLELLRRTTVHGESNSALIIGPRGSGKSALLNHVLKDLREMNQVRENLLEVHLNGLLQTNDKVALKEITRQLQLENVVGDKVFGSFAENLAFLLEALRRGNRSSSCPVLFVLDEFDLFVHHKNQTLLYNLFDISQSAQTPVTVIGLTCRQDILELLEKRVKSRFSHRQIYLMNSFDFKEYMKIFKKQLSLPAEFPDEAFAQKWNNNAQHLSEDKTVQDVLQKLFQHSKDLRSLHLLLMLAVSAVSVHHPLLTAADLQEAHRQQSSDSRANIVHGLSVLEICLIIAMKHLNEVYDGEPFNFQMVYNEFQKFIQRKAHSMYNFEKPIVMKAFEHLLQLELVQPLERPSARAQREFLLMKLLLDSSQIMEALQLYPNCPTDVKQWAASSLSWL